One window of the Etheostoma spectabile isolate EspeVRDwgs_2016 chromosome 16, UIUC_Espe_1.0, whole genome shotgun sequence genome contains the following:
- the nup214 gene encoding nuclear pore complex protein Nup214 isoform X5, with amino-acid sequence MSDEADSPPEREMKDFQFRQMKKTRVFNPAEDLPKERTSLLTISNKFGLTFVGLHKTFKVYLTQDILSDKFDGNTNEIVEGTAALAEVNVDLALHHLALSCDELTLSVCGMTEEAGLSITFYDVRTFMNKARPQKLPFASLLPAVHPGSLVQDLKWNPGQASMLAVCLSDGRMMILDVTDNVKVQAELPASSGITCLCWSPKGKQVAAGKMNSTVSQYTPALEEKKVIPCPHFYTSDEPVKVLDVLWLRTFVFAVVYAAADGSLETPPELVLISLPKKDEKVDIKYLNFSDSVYGSCTERQHHYFLSHVEDWDLVFAASAASIEVSVIAAREDKLWELWILEDASRAELPVTDTNEDTLPLGLAIDYTSQQDIYITDEKTLPPAPTMLMLSTEGLLCPFALLNINPGVKQLVSAPTALPLAGERQPKPGSLAAQPPKIAASFPSVPATFTNLGLTSASAPIPSAPAAASSASPFSMVPTAPVSSASSSFSFSVPTTCSTSAPAFSLEVATTFGSGSSGFSFTSKPPSDTPSAPSAFSFTPSIKPSAVAAPVPAPTPQSIATASQPTVKLNLNERFSALETPAPPSFSFNSLLPKTVASNSSSLTAPPLSATKPPAVLTPVRPVQTSTPPAVVQKPAPAAQGRIQTPQAALSVKALEKQLQQKKESDPIMAGILEEIAHFQKELDDLKARSTRADFKVGTNEEMKELRKESEDLHIFTLEIKETTESLHGDIGALKTTLLEGFAGAEEAKAQSELSRDRNYRQLLYKKPLDPRSEEQLKEIRRLYQYVMFAVEDVNDVLDVEWEKHLEKKKKQKHMVVPGREGLFTTLANNLYIINQQKNRLDQFIKQLTSLRLYNKNTTPTIHCSSATATAAGLESELDSLRDALLKARLDPSPPKTKPKSPVKISPVKQSQLRNFLSKGQMPPVRSTAPANLSRSAFLSPKYYEDLDDVSSTSSLSLEPHPADLEEEELQPEPLPLTVIPPVLSTPRHPTVVRTPSVLPGFGAIQSTPLTKMNSIQGMGFGLSPIASPVPTNMINLSGAESTALATKTVKHGAPPTERNIPVTIPAQQAAANAAVRRQMANQKTAVVSASLTESTLKTVPQVVNVQELKDKGPPMPVSNITSSSVPDPGAPVFTTVFSNQAKRNPTQVMQKMSAESTTTTPTSFVFGQSSKPDVSVAPASSVEQNTSKGFSFASGSTGFSFASVTQGAGISQVKDVNKFSFGGNGKMMFGQAIEEPFSLTPKSTSPALVTGSPTLPPYPSDDKPASTTTASRIEPPPLKTIGGETLGCFSGLRVGHGEEAKDSSTKPAAGSFTSGEIGLGMDKGAQFSFVAGPQKSADDSTGADLSKGVVSGSLFKPPEPNPKPVFSVTQSSSTASASPTSFGSLLAASLDASEEPKVSPQHSEPTPPPDKEPSTGPVVESALVVPEPTVDTTFTETTATTVTAPTPPLPLATAAPTQDPPSSINEPTEAIPQSTTSAAATVDATPDSTTTAAPLPTYTAAVTPVSQVAPPAFQVPISDKPGSIFTQPAPTITDSSSLGLTPVISTVAAATTSTTPAVVNSTTTDASTVFGQPAAPPASTAPTAPASTGFGSTAFGTSTGTVFGKSVFGQVSGFGQPASNTETSGGFSFGQSAFGASSNSATTGGGLFGAATATNASSFSFGTSSAITASSTGSGLFGQTTTPAFGQSSGFGQAPVFGSNTTTSSSTGFSFGQPSAFGCSSATPVFGQQASSGSVFGQQQPSSGGTLFGSNSANTAGSAAGGGFFSGLGGKPSEDAANKNPFGTSVSTGGFGQPAQTGANTLFGNSSAKTFGFGQSSFGEQKPSGTFSTGAGSVASQGFGSFSSPAKSGGFGSAPVFGSPPSFGSTQAFGSAAAFGSSPSFPNNMVPSAGKVFGEGTAAANMGGFGFASPPSGPSFGALANQSAPSFGGLAQQGSGFGSQPSSFSGFGQQPQAGGFSGNTFGSANHQRTT; translated from the exons gactTTCAGTTTCGTCAGATGAAGAAAACAAGAGTCTTTAACCCTGCTGAAGATTTGCCCAAAGAAAGAACTAGTCTGCTTACCATCTCTAACAAATTTGGTTTAACTTTTGTAGGACTCCATAAAACATTCAAAGTTTACCTAACTCAAGACATTCTGTCTGATAAATTTGACGGTAACACCAACGAAATAG TTGAGGGGACAGCAGCATTAGCGGAGGTTAATGTGGATCTGGCTCTGCACCACTTGGCTCTCAGTTGTGATGAACTTACTTTATCAGTATGTGGCATGACTGAGGAGGCGGGTTTGTCCATCACATTCTATGATGTCCGCACCTTCATGAACAAG GCAAGACCACAGAAGCTACCTTTTGCATCCCTGCTGCCAGCAGTACACCCTGGCAGTTTAGTGCAAGACCTGAAGTGGAATCCTGGACAGGCATCCATgttggctgtctgtctgtctgacggCCGTATGATGATTTTGGATGTTACTGACAATGTCAAAGTTCAGGCCGAGCTACCTGCTTCAAGTGGCATTACATGTC TTTGCTGGAGTCCAAAAGGAAAACAAGTTGCTGCAGGAAAAATGAATTCCACAGTCAGTCAGTATACACCA GCACtagaagaaaagaaagtgaTCCCATGTCCACACTTCTATACCTCTGATGAACCTGTCAAAG TTCTGGATGTGCTGTGGCTGAGAACCTTTGTGTTTGCAGTGGTATATGCTGCTGCAGATGGCTCCCTTGAGACCCCTCCTGAACTAGTGTTGATTTCCCTTCCT aagAAGGATGAGAAGGTGGACATAAAGTATTTGAACTTTAGTGACTCAGTGTACGGAAGCTGCACTGAGCGACAACACCACTACTTTCTTAGCCATGTAGAGGACTG GGACCTTGTGTTTGCGGCATCTGCAGCTTCTATTGAAGTCAGCGTCATAGCCGCCAGAGAGGACAAG CTCTGGGAGCTTTGGATCCTGGAAGATGCGAGTAGGGCTGAGCTTCCAGTGACTGACACAAATGAAGATACTCTGCCCCTTGGCTTAGCCATAGACTACACCAGCCAGCAGGATATCTACATCA CTGATGAGAAGACCTTGCCCCCAGCGCCCACAATGCTGATGCTTTCCACGGAGGGATTACTCTGCCCATTTGCTCTGCTCAACATTAATCCTGGGGTTAAGCAACTGGTCTCAGCTCCCACTGCCCTTCCCTTGGCTGGGGAAAGACAACCCAAGCCAG GTTCTTTGGCAGCCCAACCACCCAAAATAGCTGCCTCCTTCCCATCTGTCCCAGCAACATTCACAAATCTTGGTCTTACTTCAGCGTCTGCTCCTATTCCTTCAGCCCCTGCTGCAGCTTCCTCCGCTTCCCCGTTCAGCATGGTTCCCACAGCTCCTGTTTCATCGGCATCATCAAGCTTTAGTTTCTCAGTGCCAACTACATGCTCCACCTCTGCACCAGCTTTCTCCCTGGAGGTAGCTACAACTTTTGGTTCAGGGTCCTCAGGCTTCTCCTTTACCTCCAAACCTCCCTCTGACACTCCTTCAGCACCTTCAGCGTTTTCTTTCACCCCTTCCATCAAACCATCAGCAGTGGCAGCTCCAGTTCCAGCTCCAACACCCCAGAGCATTGCTACTGCCTCTCAACCAACAGTGAAACTTAATCTAAATGAGAG GTTTTCAGCACTGGAGACTCCTGCACCACCATCTTTCTCCTTTAATTCCTTGCTGCCCAAAACAGTTGCTTCCAATTCCAGTAGTTTGACCGCCCCTCCACTCTCAGCCACTAAGCCACCCGCTGTTTTGA CTCCAGTGCGTCCAGTTCAGACCAGCACACCACCTGCAGTTGTCCAGAAACCTGCTCCTGCTGCCCAGGGCCGTATCCAAACCCCACAG GCGGCTCTTAGTGTGAAGGCCCTGGAGAAACAGCTACAGCAAAAGAAAGAATCTGATCCCATTATGGCTGGTATATTGGAAGAG ATTGCACACTTCCAGAAGGAGTTAGATGATCTTAAGGCACGAAGCACAAGAGCTGACTTCAAGGTTGGCACAAATGAGGAGATGAAGGAGTTGAGGAAAGAGTCAGAGGACCTCCACATTTTCACCTTGGAGATCAAGGAAACAACAGAG tctCTCCATGGGGACATTGGTGCACTGAAGACCACCTTACTTGAGGGCTTTGCTGGGGCAGAAGAAGCAAAGGCTCAGAGTGAGCTGAGCAGAGATAGAAATTACAGACAGCTGCTGTACAAAAAACCTCTGGACCCCCGAAGTGAGGAACAGCTCAAG GAGATTCGCAGGCTTTACCAGTATGTAATGTTTGCTGTGGAAGATGTAAATGACGTACTGGATGTGGAATGGGAGAAACAcctggagaagaagaaaaagcagaa ACACATGGTTGTGCCAGGGCGTGAGGGACTATTTACTACACTGGCCAACAACCTGTACATTATCAACCAGCAGAAGAACAGATTGGACCAGTTTATTAAGCAACTCACTTCACTGCGCCTCTACAACAAGAATACCACTCCAACTATACACTGCAGTTCTGCTACAGCAACAGCTGCTGG CTTGGAAAGCGAGCTTGATAGTTTACGGGATGCACTCCTGAAAGCCAGACTGGACCCCTCCCCTCCTAAGACAAAACCCAAATCTCCAG TCAAGATATCGCCAGTGAAACAGTCCCAGCTGCGTAACTTTCTCTCAAAGGGGCAGATGCCTCCTGTCCGCTCAACTGCACCAG CCAACCTGTCTCGCTCTGCCTTCCTTTCACCTAAATACTACGAGGACTTGGATGATGTAAGCTCTACGTCCTCCCTGTCCCTGGAGCCTCACCCAGCTGacttggaggaggaggaactgCAGCCAGAACCCCTTCCCCTTACTGTCATTCCTCCAGTATTGTCCACCCCCCGCCACCCCACAGTTGTGAGAACCCCCTCTGTCCTGCCAGGCTTTGGGGCGATACAGTCCACCCCTTTAACAAAAATGAACTCAATACAGGGTATGGGGTTTGGACTCAGCCCAATTGCCAGCCCTG TTCCAACCAACATGATCAACCTCAGCGGGGCTGAAAGCACTGCTCTTGCCACAAAGACAGTAAAACATGGAGCCCCACCAACTGAGAGGAACATCCCTGTCACCATCCCGGCCCAACAAGCTGCAGCCAATGCCGCTGTACGTAGGCAGATGGCCAATCAGAAGACAG ctgtcGTCAGTGCTTCCTTGACAGAGTCCACTTTGAAGACTGTTCCTCAGGTGGTCAATGTCCAGGAGCTCAAGGACAAAGGGCCTCCAATGCCGGTTTCCAATATCA CCAGCTCATCGGTACCAGATCCAGGAGCTCCGGTCTTTACAACAGTTTTTTCCAACCAGGCCAAACGA AACCCTACCCAAGTTATGCAGAAGATGTCTGCTGAAAGTACAACAACTACACCGACAAGCTTTGTGTTTG GTCAATCATCCAAACCGGATGTTTCAGTGGCTCCAGCTAGCTCAGTAGAGCAAAACACCAGCAAAGGTTTCTCCTTCGCATCAGG GTCCACAGGCTTCAGCTTTGCTTCTGTTACACAGGGAGCTGGAATCTCCCAAG TGAAGGATGTGAATAAATTTTCCTTTGGTGGAAATGGCAAGATGATGTTTGGCCAGGCTATAGAGGAGCCATTCTCCCTCACCCCAAAGTCCACCTCCCCTGCTCTTGTCACTGGGTCACCCACCCTGCCTCCATACCCGTCAGATGACAAACCTGCCTCTACCACAACTGCCTCCAGGATAGAGCCTCCACCCCTAAAGACAATTGGAGGGGAAACTCTGGGCTGTTTCTCTGGACTGCGTGTGGGCCACGGAGAAGAAGCGAAAGATTCATCCACAAAACCAGCTGCTGGCTCATTTACCTCTGGAGAAATTGGACTTGGTATGGACAAGGGAGCACAGTTTAGCTTTGTTGCAGGTCCCCAAAAGTCTGCAGATGATTCTACTGGAGCAGACTTGTCCAAGGGGGTGGTGTCAGGCAGTTTGTTCAAACCTCCTGAACCGAACCCCAAGCCGGTCTTCTCTGTTACCCAGTCTAGCTCAACTGCCTCAGCTTCACCTACGTCTTTCGGTAGTCTTCTTGCAGCTTCTTTAGATGCCTCAGAGGAGCCAAAGGTTTCCCCACAACATTCAGAACCCACACCACCCCCTGATAAAGAACCTAGTACTGGACCTGTTGTAGAAAGCGCCCTTGTAGTACCTGAGCCCACAGTGGATACAACCTTCACAGAAACAACAGCAACCACAGTTACAGCACCAACACCCCCACTTCCTTTGGCCACAGCAGCTCCTACCCAAGACCCACCCTCCTCCATCAATGAACCAACTGAAGCAATCCCTCAAAGTACAACCAGTGCAGCTGCCACAGTAGATGCCACCCCAGACAGCACCACCACCGCCGCTCCTCTGCCTACTTACACTGCTGCTGTAACTCCTGTCTCCCAGGTAGCTCCACCAGCGTTCCAGGTGCCCATTTCTGACAAACCAGGGTCCATTTTTACTCAACCCGCCCCTACAATAACAGACAGCAGTTCCCTTGGACTTACACCCGTTATCAGCACAGTGGCTGCTGCAACCACCTCCACTACCCCTGCTGTTGTTAACAGTACTACAACTGATGCTAGCACTGTGTTTGGGCAACCTGCTGCACCTCCTGCTTCCACTGCTCCTACAGCCCCAGCATCCACAGGATTTGGCTCAACAGCGTTTGGTACATCAACTGGAACTGTTTTTGGCAAATCTGTGTTTGGCCAGGTGAGTGGCTTTGGCCAGCCTGCCAGCAACACTGAAACATCCGGGGGCTTTTCGTTTGGCCAATCAGCATTTGGAGCAAGCTCTAACAGTGCGACTACTGGAGGAGGACTTTTTGGTGCTGCTACTGCTACCAATGCCAGTTCCTTCTCTTTTGGCACGAGCAGTGCCATCACAGCCAGCAGCACTGGCTCAGGGCTGTTTggacaaactacaacaccagcATTTGGCCAGAGCTCTGGATTTGGCCAAGCGCCTGTGTTTGGGAGTAACACCACCACATCCTCGTCTACAGGGTTCAGTTTTGGACAGCCCTCAG CTTTTGGCTGCTCTTCTGCCACCCCTGTGTTTGGCCAACAAGCTAGCAGCGGGAGTGTATTTGGACAG CAGCAGCCATCATCTGGTGGGACTCTGTTTGGCTCAAATTCAGCCAATACAGCCGGCTCAGCTGCTGGTGGAGGGTTCTTCTCTGGCCTTGGAGGCAAACCAAGCGAAGATGCTGCCAACAAGAACCCATTTGGCACCAGTGTCTCCACAGGAGGGTTTGGGCAGCCTGCTCAGACAG GTGCCAACACTCTGTTTGGGAATAGCAGTGCCAAGACCTTTGGTTTTGGACAGTCGTCCTTTGGTGAGCAGAAACCTAGTGGGACCTTCAGCACCGGTGCAGGGAGTGTCGCATCTCAGGGATTTGGCTCCTTCTCTTCCCCTGCAAAATCAG GTGGTTTTGGCAGTGCTCCAGTGTTTGGGAGCCCCCCTTCCTTTGGTAGTACCCAAGCATTTGGTTCTGCAGCAGCATTTGGCTCAAGCCCTTCGTTCCCAAACAACATGGTTCCCTCGGCTGGTAAAGTCTTTGGAGAGGGAACAGCAGCTGCCAACATGGGAGGATTTGG ATTTGCCTCACCTCCCAGCGGCCCATCCTTTGGTGctctagccaatcagagtgcgCCATCATTTGGGGGCCTGGCCCAGCAGGGCTCTGGGTTTGGAAGTCAGCCTAGCAGCTTCTCAGGCTTTGGACAACAGCCACAGGCAGGAG GTTTTTCTGGAAACACCTTTGGCTCTGCAAACCA TCAGAGAACCACATGA